Proteins co-encoded in one Flavobacterium fluviale genomic window:
- a CDS encoding peroxiredoxin: MSTLRLGDIAPDFHAETTQGPIDFHEWLGDSWGVLFSHPADFTPVCTTELGTVANYVPEFTKRNTKVIALSVDGLDSHKEWIKDINETQNTEVNFPIIADENKEVANLYDMLHPNASDKFTVRSVFVIGPDKKIKLTLTYPASTGRNFDELLRVIDSLQLTANYSVATPANWKDGEDVVIAPAIPDSDIPAKFPKGHTPIKPYLRLTPQPNK, encoded by the coding sequence ATGTCAACATTAAGATTAGGCGATATAGCTCCAGATTTCCATGCAGAAACCACGCAGGGACCAATCGATTTTCATGAATGGCTGGGAGATTCTTGGGGTGTATTATTTTCGCATCCAGCAGATTTTACTCCTGTTTGTACAACTGAATTAGGAACTGTAGCGAATTATGTTCCTGAATTTACTAAAAGAAATACGAAAGTTATTGCTTTGAGTGTAGATGGTTTGGACTCACACAAGGAGTGGATTAAAGATATTAACGAAACTCAAAATACAGAAGTTAATTTTCCAATTATTGCAGATGAAAATAAAGAAGTAGCTAATTTATACGATATGCTTCATCCAAATGCAAGTGACAAATTTACAGTTCGTTCTGTTTTTGTTATCGGGCCTGATAAAAAAATCAAATTGACTTTGACATATCCTGCTTCTACAGGTAGAAATTTTGACGAATTGCTTCGTGTTATTGATAGTCTGCAATTGACTGCAAATTACAGCGTTGCAACGCCTGCAAACTGGAAAGATGGCGAAGATGTAGTTATCGCACCTGCAATTCCAGACAGTGACATTCCAGCAAAATTCCCAAAAGGACATACACCAATTAAACCTTATTTACGTTTGACACCACAGCCGAATAAGTAG